In Stomoxys calcitrans chromosome 2, idStoCalc2.1, whole genome shotgun sequence, the following proteins share a genomic window:
- the LOC106089842 gene encoding E3 ubiquitin-protein ligase TRIP12 isoform X3 — MAESVSTHSLSAVTEGHDGSIALASTKTRTTTTAIAITDTPTTTPINKAKSKRGSRQQEKKSQQKTPQLQQRESFSNPKSSNVASLQSSSCHSSNSQHNNLVVVDKRSHSKSRSSTHQDSQNLSTHNSRSVKQDDDQSPSLLLNKNNSSHCSKRKANKRASSRNSTFNASTSSAAAYSPASPITPPPTNRVEHKRHYGEKPTSSASSEHPTDLSSPLKKRRYNNHNSNNSSLQDIASTPLSTTSGNSSATSRYSTPREQRGGDCVAQRTRSKTVSPEEPSTSSSGGGISINHSHYRGRSSSYTKAKASIQQSSCVDTNKTTPQRSRCSSITATNTASKTKSNTNNCSSSSSNNNTNTSTSSKSNLLNYYRKTRKVSHSRLTTTTTKKRAPQTAATSYTNEGESQASLGATATGHLNTFAFADVSSDNNSDSSERTVQKQEQQQSAVVASQQEPSEQTKTNANAAAAAAATSFGGSGEKYKFKSSIGSSRHKRRNYRNRNNKSSSINTTATTTSSSFSTRNNSKHLTECGSSGDKKQKQQQQNNNKNVLSIVGNKAKLNLKATPSSTRAGSLPPQQQLPAPPSSSSSTTLARGGAAANATEGIAATTNSSTASEQQQQVTSPTSLHLDKISKYRKNLRKYQTFLNNLTNELNNSQDNITESSAVGDSLQQESTTSNNASNATNSTSSVYIDKALLLLTDIESAGDDTEEVIEGEGDDEEEAEAEERLEDDYNNVVAGDEDDVIEEEEEVDDEEIELFDDDDDEEEDEDDDEDIEDEEDIDDEEIEEEEEDIADEIEDSVAAFGASADALSYSLMAQQQSNIGTAPQPQPPTTSHASSSSAAGGQAGGGNTASLNVSNALGGTTSSATNNSATATAANAANTNATATANSGGGVNNTTTTTSSSNNANSNSHGDSESDDSEVGRLQALLEARGLPPHLFGALGPRMTHILHRTIGNSSTSKAQQLLQGLQSHDESQQLQAAIEMCQMLVMGNEDTLAGFPIKQVVPALITLLRMEHNFDIMNNACRALAYMLEALPRSSGTVVDAVPVFLEKLQVIQCMDVAEQSLTALEILSRRHNKAILQANGVSACLTYLDFFSINAQRAALAITANCCLNLHNEEFHFVSESLPLLARLLAQQDKKCVESVCSAFCRLVESFQHDPKRLQEIASKELLKNCQQLLVVTPALLNSGTFTAVVRMLSLMCGNCPDLAISLLKSDIASTLLYLLTGNADPLPKSASTHVDLISRSPSELYEITCLIGELMPRLPTDGIFVVDALLDRPTINTQDQVQWQWRDDRGTWHNYSAIDSRMIEAAHLNSEDEFSLSTLGRTYTVDFHSMQQINEDTGTTRPVQRKINPNYRPPPNIATTSSAGQDLSASAVASAISALSTTVAATATGGSTTVVASAPPSSSQKRRASVDARIACLKEERGLAAEFIKNLFNVLYEVYSSSAGPNVRYKCLRALLRMVYYASSELLSEVLKYQLVSSHIAGMLGSNDLRIVVGALQMAEILMQKLPDIFGTHFRREGVIYQITQLTDPNHPICSNPSPKPLATNMSASGSQSAPASASSLQVNPFFMDNVVPLQGSTSASGTPNTSKPHHQHPYTMKTFSHAMNALTAAAAQQGTPAGGVGSSSGSSQKLPGSMAMNINTSGATAVQHTPGEVQYHYSSSAPAPHTHLATHQQQQSYFVYTTAQQQAQPPLPPPGTEYVAYNQLPPPPPPTMHYTQPPPPVAVTTQQQQYQTMASSSTAGHSVNQVASSSTPPSTSSSSALQHKMSDMLKRKVPPKRKSQSTSRSKSRQEDQSSNTAHASNAASTSSAVHELLTRATSLGGTSGSSSNAGRNTPSTSTKVRFSGGHHGSSTSGSQSSSSKTSSFLASLNPARWGRQGSHHSSSSANSGFTKDSSASSSSTSSHHSHSNAGSSAGHSMTGCSSSLAAQNISKSISQANLIAAGNREKARQWIREQAISFIKRYASQESKSNSSAEGGSASTNVLQRLSSVISKLSGSFPDILEALLELKTILLESDISPFEVNHSGLIKAMLNFMTSEEGLVDRDARLRVFMHVFAGLPLEPMVKVGLLPHIDPSAFSAFVAKLNACVTQLEQFPVKVHDFPAGPGGGRSNTSALKFFNTHQLKCNLQRHPDCNNLRQWKGGTVKIDPLAMVQAIERYLVVRGYGGIRGDSDEDSEEDMDDNVAAVVMSQSSFKHKLQFLIGEHPLPYNMTVYQAVKQFSPLVNDQSETDTDTETPLGNASIWVQQHTIYYRPVEEEPIAGSSSVNINSKSNVAGAGTSAASQNGAMASSSGTQGASGSSSSKKSSKSSSKLLRKKTELWHEGIAPSVISALKPFLTNTLPSDVVTSVQDASLDALCMLRVINALNRHWDHLYGCVVRQPVIQQSEFVHPKITAKANRQLQDPLVIMTGNLPQWLPQIGMACPFLFPFETRHLLFYATSFDRDRALQRLLDTTPDLNSAESSERVAPRLDRRKRAISRQEVLKQAEHLIQDFGHSKALLEIQYENEVGTGLGPTLEFYALVSAELQRSDLGLWNGSDSYKQNSANIVDVVKSTSATLHIEESQDTNTQTSDTATTQTTPSPTSASARSSSRNNRDSLGVATRSSLVATNNSINNQQQQQSPQAGDDALDMLIEQQVDVDQHQQQQQQQQQVGDLSMPLLDNPIAVTTVTTATTPTIQLSTTPPPVTYVNTVHGLFPLPLGKSSKLPHVSKVKSKFKFLGKFMAKAVMDSRMLDLPFSIPFYRWILNEEHSVGLADLSRVAPEVQQTLARLQDVVHQRDMILADTSLDAMEKTEKIESLDLDGCPIADLGLDFVLPGHANIELCRGGRDTPVTVHNLHQYISLVTYWFLVEGVQKQFEALKEGFDSVFPTHRLRMFYPEELENVFCGSVNGTYQRWDPKMLQESCRTDHGFNQDSQAIQFLYDILSTYTRDEQRAFLQFVTGSPRLPTGGFKALTPPLTIVRKTLDTNQNPNEYLPSVMTCVNYLKLPDYSSREVMRQKLKVAANEGSMSFHLS; from the exons CCTCTGCATCATCTGAGCATCCCACGGATTTATCGTCACCCCTAAAGAAACGTCGCTATAATAATCATAACAGCAACAATAGCAGTTTACAGGACATTGCATCGACTCCACTTTCAACGACCAGCGGCAATAGCAGTGCCACCAGCAGATATTCTACGCCaagggagcaacgtggtggcgaTTGTGTAGCACAAAGAACTCGTTCGAAAACTGTCTCTCCCGAAGAGCCATCGACAAGCAGCAGTGGTGGTGGAATCAGTATAAACCACAGTCATTATCGCGGACGCTCTTCGTCATACACAAAGGCAAAAGCGTCAATCCAACAGTCGTCGTGTGTAgatacaaacaaaacaacaccACAGCGTAGCCGCTGTAGTAGTATAACAGCAACAAATACAGcatcaaaaacaaaatcaaataccAATAACTGTAGTAGTAGCAGCAGCAataacaacaccaacaccagCACCAGCAGTAAGAGcaatttattgaattattatCGTAAAACTCGCAAAGTCAGTCATAGTCGtttgacgacaacaacaaccaagaAGAGAGCTCCACAAACTGCAGCGACTTCTTACACAAACGAGGGAGAGAGTCAAGCCTCATTGGGCGCAACAGCTACTGgccacttaaatacctttgcaTTTGCTGACGTGAGTTCAGACAACAATAGCGACAGTAGTGAGAGAACAGTCCAAAAACAAGAGCAACAACAATCAGCTGTAGTAGCTTCGCAGCAAGAACCGAGcgagcaaacaaaaacaaacgccaacgctgctgctgctgcagccgCCACTAGCTTTGGTGGGTCTGGtgaaaaatacaaattcaaGTCGTCCATTGGATCGTCAAGACACAAACGGCGGAATTATCGGAATCGCAATAATAAGAGTTCTTCTATaaacacaacagcaacaacaacatcgtcGTCATTCTCGACGCGTAATAATTCAAAACATTTAACTGAATGTGGCAGCAGTGGTGATaagaaacaaaaacagcaacagcaaaacaacaacaaaaacgtcTTATCAATTGTGGGAAACAAagctaaattaaatttaaaagctACTCCATCATCGACAAGAGCAGGTTCATTACCACCACAGCAACAACTACCAGCACCACCATCCTCATCATCGTCCACAACATTAGCaagaggaggtgcagcagcaaACGCCACAGAAGGTATTGCCGCAACAACAAATTCGTCTACAGCCTCGGAGCAACAGCAACAAGTAACATCGCCCACCTCACTTCACCTCGATAAAATATCGAAatatcgtaaaaatttaagaaaatatcaGACATTCTTAAACAACCTCACCAACGAATTAAATAACTCGCAGGATAATATCACCGAATCGTCGGCTGTAGGTGACAGTTTACAACAGGAATCTACGACTAGCAATAACGCAAGCAACGCCACAAACTCAACCTCTTCAGTATATATTGATAAGGCTCTACTCCTTTTAACTGATATCGAATCGGCCGGGGACGACACCGAAGAAGTTATCGAAGGGGAAGGCGACGACGAGGAGGAGGCCGAGGCCGAAGAGAGGCTTGAAGACGATTACAATAACGTTGTTGCGGGAGACGAAGACGACGTTattgaggaagaagaagaagtcgACGACGAAGAAATTGAACTtttcgacgacgacgacgacgaggaGGAAGACGAGGACGACGACGAAGACATCGAAGACGAGGAGGATATCGACGACGAAGAAATCGAAGAAGAGGAAGAAGATATTGCCGACGAAATAGAAGATTCTGTTGCCGCTTTTGGAG CTTCTGCGGATGCCTTAAGTTATTCTTTAATGGCACAACAACAGTCTAACATTGGAACAGCGCCTCAACCGCAACCACCAACAACATCCcatgcatcatcatcatctgctGCTGGTGGACAAGCAGGAGGGGGTAATACAG CATCGTTAAACGTAAGCAACGCCTTGGGCGGCACAACGTCTTCAGCTACCAACAACTCCGCTACTGCAACCGCTGCCAACGCCGCTAACACCAACGCAACGGCAACGGCCAATAGCGGAGGTGGTGTGAAcaatacaacaaccacaacgtCATCCTCCAATAATGCCAATAGCAATTCGCATGGCGATTCCGAGAGCGATGACAGTGAGGTGGGACGCCTGCAGGCTCTGCtggaggccagaggactgccaccACACCTGTTTGGAGCATTGGGACCACGCATGACACACATTCTGCATAGGACTATTGGCAACAGCAGCACATCCAAGGCCCAACAATTGCTGCAGGGTCTGCAATCGCACGATGAGAGTCAACAATTGCAGGCGGCTATCGAAATGTGTCAAATGTTGGTCATGGGCAATGAGGATACCCTGGCCGGTTTCCCCATAAAGCAGGTTGTGCCCGCCCTGATCACTCTGCTACGTATGGAGCACAACTTCGATATCATGAATAACGCTTGTCGAGCCTTAGCCTATATGCTGGAGGCATTACCACGCTCCTCGGGCACCGTGGTTGATGCTGTGCCtgtgtttttggaaaaacttcAGGTCATACAGTGCATGGATGTGGCGGAGCAAAGCTTGACAGCCTTGGAGATATTGTCCAGGCGCCACAACAAAGCCATTCTGCAAGCCAATGGAGTCTCGGCCTGTCTAACATACTTGGACTTCTTTTCAATAAACGCCCAGAGAGCTGCCTTAGCCATAACAGCCAATTGTTGTTTGAACTTGCACAACGAAGAGTTCCATTTTGTTTCCGAGAGTTTGCCGCTATTGGCTCGCCTACTCGCGCAACAGGACAAGAAATGTGTGGAGAGTGTATGCTCTGCCTTCTGCCGCTTGGTGGAGAGCTTTCAACATGATCCCAAACGACTGCAGGAGATTGCGAGCAAAGAACTGCTCAAAAATTGCCAACAATTATTGGTGGTTACTCCAGCGTTGCTAAATTCTGGTACGTTCACAGCAGTGGTGCGAATGTTGAGTCTGATGTGTGGTAATTGCCCTGATTTGGCCATTTCTTTGTTGAAAAGTGATATTGCCTCCACTCTGCTGTATCTTCTGACTGGAAATGCAGATCCCTTGCCTAAATCAGCCTCTACGCATGTTGATCTTATCTCTCGTTCACCTTCAGAGTTGTATGAAATCACCTGCTTGATCGGTGAGCTGATGCCTCGCCTGCCTACAGATGGTATTTTTGTTGTAGACGCTCTGTTGGATAGGCCAACCATAAATACCCAAGACCAAGTACAGTGGCAATGGCGCGATGATCGTGGCACATGGCACAACTATTCTGCCATTGATTCTCGCATGATAGAGGCAGCCCATTTGAATTCTGAAGATGAATTTAGCTTGAGCACTTTGGGACGCACATATACTGTAGATTTTCATTCAATGCAACAGATAAACGAGGACACTGGCACCACCAGACCCGTTCAAAGAAAAATCAATCCCAACTATAGACCACCACCAAATATTGCTACGACTTCGTCTGCGGGACAAGACCTTTCAGCATCGGCCGTAGCTTCGGCTATATCTGCGCTAAGTACTACTGTCGCGGCCACAGCAACAGGTGGTTCCACCACCGTGGTGGCCTCAGCACCTCCTTCGTCCTCTCAAAAGAGGCGAGCTTCGGTCGACGCACGCATAGCTTGTTTGAAGGAGGAACGTGGCCTGGCAGCAGAATTCATTAAGAATTTGTTTAATGTTTTATATGAAGTGTACAGTTCGTCAGCTGGTCCCAATGTACGTTATAAATGCCTCAGGGCCCTGCTGCGAATGGTTTACTATGCCTCCTCGGAATTGCTGAGCGAAGTTTTGAAATATCAATTGGTTTCCAGTCACATTGCTGGTATGTTGGGAAGCAATGACTTGCGTATAGTTGTGGGTGCCCTGCAAATGGCCGAGATACTTATGCAAAAGTTGCCGGATATATTCGGTACTCACTTCCGAAGGGAAGGTGTTATATATCAAATTACACAACTGACCGATCCTAATCATCCGATTTGTTCGAATCCGTCACCCAAACCGTTGGCCACCAATATGTCGGCCAGTGGATCGCAAAGTGCACCAGCCTCCGCCTCCAGTTTACAGGTAAATCCATTTTTCATGGACAACGTGGTGCCACTTCAAGGAAGTACTTCGGCTTCGGGCACTCCGAACACTTCGAAGCCCCATCACCAACATCCCTATACAATGAAAACGTTTTCACACGCTATGAACGCACTAACGGCTGCAGCAGCACAACAAGGTACGCCAGCTGGTGGTGTGGGATCTTCTTCTGGATCTTCTCAGAAGTTACCAGGTTCGATGGCTATGAACATTAATACCAGTGGCGCCACAGCAGTTCAACACACACCGGGAGAGGTTCAGTACCACTATAGCTCCTCGGCGCCTGCTCCCCATACTCATTTGGCAACTCATCAGCAACAGCAGAGCTATTTCGTCTATACTACAGCTCAACAGCAAGCTCAACCACCTTTGCCACCGCCGGGAACTGAATATGTGGCCTACAATCAATtacctccaccaccaccacctacgATGCACTACACGCAGCCACCACCACCAGTAGCTGTTACgacacagcagcagcagtacCAGACAATGGCCTCGTCCTCCACGGCAGGGCATTCAGTTAATCAAGTAGCATCTTCGTCAACTCCGCCTTCAACGTCATCTTCATCTGCTCTACAGCATAAAATGAGTGATATGTTAAAACGAAAAGTCCCACCGAAAAGAAAATCACAATCGACAAGTAGGTCGAAATCTCGTCAGGAAGATCAATCATCAAATACAGCCCATGCGTCCAATGCAGCTAGCACATCATCTGCTGTACACGAGCTACTAACGCGAGCGACTAGTTTGGGCGGCACATCAGGTAGTTCATCCAACGCTGGTCGCAATACGCCCAGCACTTCAACCAAAGTCCGATTCAGCGGCGGTCATCATGGCTCGTCAACGTCCGGTTCACAGTCGTCATCGTCGAAGACATCCTCCTTTTTGGCTTCGCTCAACCCAGCTCGTTGGGGACGTCAAGGATCTCATCATAGCAGTTCAAGCGCTAACTCAGGTTTTACCAAAGATTCATCAGCCAGCAGCAGTAGTACAAGTTCTCATCATAGCCATAGTAATGCCGGTTCAAGTGCTGGCCACTCAATGACCGGATGCTCGTCATCGTTGGCTGCCCAAAACATAAGCAAGAGTATATCGCAGGCCAATCTGATCGCAGCTGGGAATCGCGAAAAAGCCCGCCAATGGATACGTGAACAAGCCATATCGTTTATCAAACGCTATGCCTCGCAAGAATCTAAATCAAACTCGAGCGCCGAAGGGGGCTCAGCCTCTACGAATGTCTTGCAACGTTTGTCGTCGGTTATATCGAAGCTTAGCGGAAGTTTTCCCGACATATTGGAAGCTTTGCTCGAGCTTAAGACTATCCTGTTGGAAAGCGATATATCACCCTTTGAGGTCAACCATTCGGGTCTGATAAAGGCAATGTTGAATTTCATGACATCCGAAGAAGGTCTGGTGGATCGAGATGCTAGACTCCGTGTGTTTATGCACGTATTTGCCGGTTTGCCTTTGGAGCCCATGGTCAAGGTGGGTCTTCTGCCCCACATTGACCCCTCAGCCTTCTCCGCCTTTGTGGCAAAGCTGAATGCATGTGTTACACAACTCGAACAATTCCCCGTCAAAGTACATGACTTCCCCGCTGGACCCGGAGGTGGTCGCTCCAATACGAGCGCTTTGAAATTCTTTAATACACATCAATTGAAA TGTAACTTACAACGTCATCCCGACTGCAACAATCTACGGCAATGGAAAGGAGGAACCGTGAAAATTGATCCTCTTGCTATGGTCCAGGCAATTGAACGTTATCTGGTTGTACGAGGCTATGGCGGTATACGCGGGGATTCCGATGAAGATTCCGAGGAGGATATGGACGATAATGTAGCTGCTGTGGTCATGTCGCAGAGTAGTTTCAAAcacaaattgcaatttttgattGGAGAACATCCGTTACCGTACAACATGACCGTTTATCAGGCGGTTAAACAATTCTCGCCATTGGTGAATGATCAATCGGAAACGGATACAGATACGGAGACACCTTTAG GTAATGCAAGCATTTGGGTGCAACAACACACCATCTACTATCGACCTGTTGAAGAAGAACCCATAGCGGGATCATCCAGCGTGAACATAAACAGCAAATCCAATGTTGCTGGAGCGGGAACATCCGCCGCATCTCAAAACGGTGCAATGGCCTCGTCAAGCGGCACTCAGGGAGCATCCGGATCGTCCTCCAGCAAAAAGAGCAGTAAATCCTCATCGAAGCTATTGCGGAAGAAGACCGAACTCTGGCACGAAGGCATTGCCCCCAGTGTTATATCAGCTCTCAAACCATTCCTCACGAATACACTGCCTTCCGATGTGGTAACTAGCGTACAGGACGCATCACTGGACGCCCTTTGTATGCTACGCGTAATCAATGCCTTGAATCGCCATTGGGATCATTTATATGGCTGTGTGGTACGACAACCGGTTATTCAGCAATCAGAATTTGTTCATCCAAAAATAACGGCCAAGGCAAATCGCCAACTGCAGGATCCATTGGTCATTATGACGGGCAATTTGCCACAATGGCTGCCTCAAATAGGCATGGCATGCCCATTTTTATTCCCCTTCGAGACCAGACACTTGTTGTTCTATGCCACCAGTTTTGATCGCGATCGCGCTTTGCAGCGTCTATTGGATACTACACCTGATTTGAATTCCGCTGAGTCGTCGGAGCGTGTAGCACCACGGCTGGATCGCCGTAAACGGGCCATCtccaggcaggaggtactaaagCAAGCTGAACATTTGATACAAGATTTTGGACATTCGAAGGCCTTGCTGGAGATACAATATGAAAATGAG GTCGGCACTGGCTTGGGTCCCACATTGGAGTTTTATGCTTTGGTCTCGGCTGAATTACAACGCAGCGATTTGGGCCTGTGGAATGGTAGCGATAGTTATAAACAGAACTCAGCCAACATTGTAGATGTTGTCAAATCCACAAGTGCCACTTTACACATTGAAGAATCACAGGACACAAATACTCAGACCAGTGATACGGCAACAACCCAAACTACACCCAGCCCCACTTCAGCCTCAGCACGCAGTTCGAGTCGAAATAATCGTGACAGTCTTGGAGTTGCTACCCGCAGCAGTTTAGTTGCCACAAATAATTCCATTAATaatcaacaacagcagcagtcaCCACAAGCTGGAGACGATGCTCTGGACATGTTAATCGAGCAACAGGTAGATGTAGATcaacatcaacagcagcagcagcaacaacagcaagttGGTGATCTGTCAATGCCTCTATTGGATAACCCCATTGCTGTAACGACTGTCACAACCGCCACCACACCTACGATACAACTGAGCACCACACCACCACCGGTAACCTATGTAAATACGGTCCACGGTTTGTTCCCATTGCCATTGGGAAAATCTTCAAAGTTGCCCCACGTGTCGAAAGTaaaatcaaaattcaaattcttGGGCAAATTTATGGCCAAGGCTGTCATGGATAGCAGAATG CTGGATTTACCTTTCTCTATACCATTCTACCGTTGGATTCTAAATGAAGAGCATTCGGTGGGTTTGGCAGACCTGTCGCGTGTTGCTCCAGAGGTGCAACAGACTTTGGCACGTTTACAAGATGTTGTACATCAACGTGATATGATTTTGGCCGATACTAGTTTAGATGCTATGGAAAAGACTGAAAAG attgAATCACTGGATTTAGATGGTTGCCCCATAGCAGATTTAGGTTTAGATTTCGTTTTGCCGGGTCATGCCAATATTGAATTGTGTCGTGGCGGTCGTGATACTCCAGTAACTGTACATAATTTACATCAATATATTAGCTTAGTTACATATTGGTTCCTCGTTGAAGGTGTACAGAAACAATTTGAGGCATTGAAGGAAG GTTTTGATTCCGTATTTCCCACACATCGATTACGCATGTTCTATCCCGAAGAATTGGAGAATGTATTCTGCGGTAGTGTAAATGGCACTTACCAACGCTGGGATCCCAAGATGTTACAAGAAAGCTGTCGCACCGATCATGGTTTCAACCAGGACTCTCAAGCCATACAATTCCTCTATGACATACTCTCCACGTACACGCGCGACGAGCAACGTGCATTTTTACAATTTGTCACGGGTTCGCCACGCCTACCCACTGGCGGTTTTAAGGCCTTGACACCGCCCCTAACTATAGTACGTAAGACCTTAGATACGAATCAAAATCCCAACGAGTATTTGCCCTCAGTAATGACATGTGTAAATTATCTTAAACTACCCGACTACTCGAGTCGAGAGGTGATGCGTCAAAAACTGAAGGTGGCCGCCAATGAGGGCAGCATGTCGTTCCATTTGTCTTAA